A window of Phragmites australis chromosome 2, lpPhrAust1.1, whole genome shotgun sequence genomic DNA:
ACTAGTGAATAAGATTTTCTAGAGTTGCTTTAAGGTGAGCTGTACTGGTTACCAGTGCACGTAGTTTTTGGGTTGCAGAGCACACAGTAGCCATTGTTGAGTAGGTCTTTGTGCAGAAAGCTGGCCATGGTTTATATCAGTCCATTAGAGAACAATCTACTGAAGAAATGTACCTTGCGGGGGCTCTGTGTCTCTATATGGCATTCTGGTGTCTGgcatttgtatttttattttcattgtcGAACTTTTCATCAAATGCTGGCCCTTTAGGCTCTAACTGATCtgatttatattttttcagattACCACAGTTAACGAAGCAAAAGAATTCTACCCTTTATTTGGCCTTGGGGCTAATATTGCCCTTGTCTTTTCTAAGCGTACTGTGAAGTATTTCTCAAATTTGCGCAAGACATTAGGTCCAGGAATTGATGGTTGGGAGGTATCTTTGAAAGGAATGATGAGCATAGTGGTACTTCTTGGACTTGTTATAACTTCCATCTATTAGGGAGTGAACAAGTTTATTCTGAATGATCCTTCACTTCCAAAGTCTGATCGCAAGAAGAAAAAGGTCAGTAGAATGGTTATTGTGCTTCTATTTTTTACTGCTACTTTAGGTAATTTGATAGCAATTTATTCAACAGGACAAGCCTAAGCTTGGCATGAAAGAGAGTCTGAAGGTTCTGCTCTCTTCGAGATATGTGAGGGACCTAGCTACCTTGGTGATTGCTTATGGCATTAGTATCAATCTTGTGGAAGTCACATGGAAATCAAAGCTCAAGGCACAGGTAATATTTCTCAACTTtcaactttttatttttgagattgTCTTGTTCCTATGGTGTTTTAAGTTCAGTAATCAGTAATGCTTTCTTTATTCACCTGGCAGTTCCCCAGTCCGAACGAATATTCATCTTTCATGGGTGATTTCTCAACCGCAACTGGAATTGCGACTTTCACAATGATGCTGTTAGGCCGAATTATACTCCGAAAATTTGGCTGGGGGTAGTTGCAATGATCACTCCCACTGTTTTGTTGCTGACTGGTGTCGGTTTCTTCTCTCTGATTTTGTTTGGACAGCCATTGCCTCCTATGCTTGCCACAATAGGTATGACTCCCCTTCTGGCAGCAGTTTACGTGGGTGCCATGCAGAACATATTTAGCAAGAGTGCGAAGTACAGTTTATTTGATCCATGCAAGGAAATGGCATATATTCCTTTGGATGAAGATATGAAGGTTTGTTCATCCTTCCATATTGCATTTTCATTCTTGTGATTCCTTAGTGAATTAAGTATTTAATAAGTTTTTGTATTCATTTGTTGATTTTCTGTTCTCTTGTGATGGTTACTTTCTGTACGGTAAATTTAAACCCTTTTTTGATTTGCAAATAGGGTCCAGGATACCTTGGGTACCAACAAATTTAAATGATAAATCATATATTGTGTTATCAGTTAGTTATGCACAGCTGTATGTTAGTGGCATGCTGAAATCAGTATGGCAGCACATCAGCCGTTTAaatttgctgctgctgcatatGGTCATATACACTTCTCTAAATCCTACTAAATCCCATATGTAAGTGTAACTTCTCTTGGTTCTGTAGTTGTAAAATGACATTAACTGTTCTTTTCTGCTTCCATTGATTGTTTCATTCATGTACCTTAGTTATGTCATGTGTGATTCCTTGCCGTGATAAGTTCTAACTAAAACTAGAAATTTTTCCATGAAGACTGGTCTAGTGAAGATCTTACAGTTTGTACGAAATTTCTCCGAAATGTCTTGTCCTTGGCTTAGGATTATGTTTGGGTGGCTCAACGATTCTTGATGCCTAACTGTCTGCACCACTATTACACTGCGCATGCCAACTCCAGCTTCCTCTGTTTACAGGTAAAAGGAAAGGCTGCCATTGATGTTGTATGCAATCCATTGGGCAAGTCCGGTGGTGCACTGATCCAACAATTCATGATCCTGACGTTCGGTTCTTTGGCAAACTCAACTCCATACCTTGGCGGCATACTGTTGATTATTGTTCTCGCATGGCTAGGTGCGGCAAGTTCACTGGACAAGCAATTCTCAAGCTTGGCCAGAGAAGATCTTAAGGAGGAGAAGGCTGCCAGAGAGAAAGTTGAACCCTCGCTGCTCAAGGCGCCTTTGGAGGGCACTGATGTACTGGTGGAGCAAACAAATGGACCTCTAACGAGTGAAACAACTGGAACCGAGAGCTCGCCATTGAACTCATCTCCAATTCAATTGCTTCATCATTAGAAGCCGTTTAGGAAGGAGAGTGATGATAGTGAgcagaagtaaaaaaaattataaacgaAGCTGTAGTGAATCTTAGCCTTACAACAAAACGATACAAACATCTAAGAGTTTACTTGCAGTTTCTACATAACCAGGATACGTATAACCATACAAAGAAACAAGAGtacaaaaccaaaaagaaagacGAATATCTAGCGGTGATGGACTTTCAATCCGATGTCTAGACTATCATTTAAACCGAgtaaaagaataaaagaatCAAACCGACTAAAGATTCCTTTAACCACATACACTATAGTAATATATGTCGTCATCATCAAATGTTGATGTTCCTAACATTGCAATACAGTTCAAGTATGAAGTAACCATATATATAAGAAGATAACTTGTAAAGGAGAGTTAACTTTTCTTTGTTAACTTGTAAAGGAGAGTTAACTCGTAAAGAATGCCGTTCTGGAGACAACGCCCTTGTGCCGATGTCAAATGCATATGCTTCTTGTGCCTTGCAAAACTTGCGTGCTTGCGTGTGTTTTGAATCATGTCACGGTGAAGAAATGTTTCTTTGGCTTTCTTTTCAGTTGAAAGTCCCAAATGAATGTTTCTTACTTAGGACAGGCAAAGTGTGGCTTGAAACACAAAATACATCCAATAGGGTGCTAAAGGGGGCTGTCATGTTTCCAGTGCGCATCGAGATCAAGGGCCTGATTTTGTGTTTGCAAATTGCAAGTATGGATCACATTAAACTATGAAACGCAGTAACAGCTGTCTGAGTGCTGAGAGGGCATAGTAGCAACGGCATGTGAGGCCGTCCTTTCCTTGCCAGTAAAGGTGGGCAAGAGCACACAGTAGCAACCCATAGCCTACCACTACCAGATAATTCGGCACATCGAATGGTTAGTTGACCGCAGCATTTACCTGACGAATTGATTCGTCAGCAAGCAGCCATCTCTCAATTCCAAAAGATTAATTGATTCTTCTGGAGATCGAGATTCTCTGCCTTGTCTCTTTATCAGCCATCCATCCTTTCATTTAGGGGCAGCAGAGACCAATGACGGGTGCTTACCTCAGGGTTAAAAAAAATACGACCGTTGTCGTTCGAAAATCGCGATAACAGCCCTTATCGCTCCATTCCGGTTTCATAATGTGAACGATtatcgaatttgaatttaaaaattcaaatcagatttaaaaaaataaaaaataggaaaaaatctataaaaaactagaggAATTTTTAAGACTATTTGTGAAAAAACATTCAAaaaaatatcgtttgcatcacaAAATATGTGCTCAAACATTGAGAATTCGAAAAGGGgccaaaaaaattagaaaaggcTGAAACAGGCTGAATGTACAGTGCAAACGGCCCGTTTCGGCCCACCTCAATGGGATAAGCACGCAGGAGGTCTCCTCCTCCATGCTTAGTTCCCCTGCGTCATTCCACAGCAAAAACCTCCACCCTCCTCGTCCGGCCATCCAGATCCACCGCGTTGCCATGCAAATACGACGGAGATAACGCAAATCTCGAGCGAGAAggagcggttaccgagcgataAGGGTCGGTTACCGACTGAGAAGAAGCGGTTACTGACCGCAGAGGCAACGTTGACGGCCGAGCGATTTTTCGCTTGATTCGATCGGTAACCATATAAAATTCTAGTGTGATTTTTCGCTTGATTCGGTCGATATACGTGCTTAGAAGGTCGTCAGTTTGGTTAATACGTTGTAGTGGCAAGGATAGTTAATTTTGATGAAGTTAATTATTTCTTGAGATATTTATGCATGATTAGCAACATATACAAACTAGTTAGTATCGGTTAGGGTTCATTGTTAGGTTGTTAGGGTTGATTAGTGTCCGATAGCATTGGTTAGCACCTAGTAGTTAGTTTGGCTCAATGTTTCCTCGTTGCTGGAATTTGTGGAGTGCTAATAGGATGATATATGCTATTTTGTAGTAATTTATGGCAGATAGAGATGTGGTATGGCAGCGGGGGCAATTTGGTCTCGGGGTTTAGGTGTaattactgcaataaggaaaaTAAAGGTGATGGTGGGACAAGGTTAAAAGAATATTTGGTAGGGTACGGATtgaatgttatacattgtgataggaTGCCTCTAGATGTGTGTGATTACTTTAGGTGTGAGCTGAAtaggcaagagataagaggaagggaaggtTAGAGGAGATGCTTCGAAGGCAAGAGTCAGCAAGAGTTCAGGTAGATTTGATAAGCGATAATGAGGAGACAGATGAGGAACAGATGCAGCGTGTCATGGCTCAGTCTAGGGATGAGAAAGAGTTCAGGAGGAGAGTAGGtgagtcctacgagcatggaggtggtagtgaAATTTCCAGACAAGGTGCTAACAGTGAGTGAGGTGCTCATAAGATACACCGTTATCAAGCAAGAGTATGATTTGTTATATCACAATGATGGGGATAACTTTGAAAAGTACATGACAATTGCCAATCGCAGAATGTATGATCTAATGAATGGGACTTATGTGAATACCGGTGATACACTCTTACCACTTGCATTCTTGTTGTACTAATGCTTACGGTACTAAAgctttgatcatcaacttgTAACGGCCGCATTAAATCCCCACACGCACTACGCATATGGCATGGATTCAAACTTGTTTGAATATCTCTGGGAGGTATTCGAGAGGAtgaccgatgttagtactaccaCGGAAACACTTAATGAGGTTGAAATATACCGGACAAAGTTTCGTTCATTCTAGCTTTTGTATGGACAATtcgacatatttattaatttgaggtgatacttatgtaatgtatgcatatatttgatgaaacaattatatggtcGTGCTtgtattgctattagtatctatttatTTCCTTAAAAATgtctaaaatatagcaaaggtcataCCAAAAAATTTCctgattaaacaaaacataaaaagtctcatgccatatttttcctattttttcaaaaaatcgcTAGAGTTTTAACGGTTACCTATCGAATCGAGCGAAAAATCGCTCGGCCATCAGTGCTGACTTTGTGGTCGGTAACCGCTTCTTCTCGGTCGTTAACCAACCCTTATCACTCAATGTTTGAGCACATATTTCGTGATGAAAATGAcgtttttttgaatttttttcatagatTGCCTTAGAATTGCCTCTAgcttttatagaattttttactgcatttttttatttttttaaatttgatttgaattcaaattcgataGCCGTTCGTTTTTATGAAACCGGGGCCGGAGTGGTAAAGGCGGTTATCCTGATTTTTGAGTGGTAACCGTCATATTTTTGAACCTTAAGTAGGAgaggataaaaataattcttgGACATGAAGCATTAGATGTTTGGAGTTGTTTTTATTTATGAGACAAGCTAGAAGACAGGGACAAGCTAGAAGACAGGGACAGATCACCTAAATTCGGATAGAAAACACACCTATTATATATCTTTTAAGCGGGCGTGGATAGGTCTTTATATCTTAGGATGTATTTGGTTGCTTGAATATTTCTTAGCCTAGCTCGATGGATAGGTATAATCTCAATCATAAGTATATTTGGTTGTCTGTATCTACTGTTCTAATCTAATCTGACGTATGCAAATATAATGTATCATCCTGATCCAAGAGTGAAACTTAATTCGAGCTTCGCTTCGTAGCTTGGCCCGACAGATACAGACGCTGCATACACTTATGCAAATATAATATATCATCCTGGTCCAGGAGTGAAGCTCGATTCGAGCTTCGCTTCGCAGCTTGATCCGACGAATACAGACGTAGCATACACTTATACATATGAACTCACTTGTTAATACcataaaatcatatttatacgaataatcaatcataatctcaactcttaTGATAGTCTCAGATTCAATCAACTAAAAAGAAATTCAACTTAACCTATTTAACCAGAGACAACCAGCCAAATACTATTCTTTTAAATAAATACGATTTCGCTCAACCTAAATATATAATACTTAGTAACCTTGTCCGCCGAACAAACACACCCATTTGTGTTCAACTGTTCCAGCCGTGCTTTATTCATTTGCCAGGTACAGATTGCGTAAGCATGCGACCAGTTTTCTCTCTCCGGTACTTCTCGCTAATCTGTATCGGAGTCAAGATTTGACAAAGCAGTTAGGCAGAGACGTCAAGGAAATAACCATCGAACAGTCCAGAAACACCTCTCCGGTCCGAAGATGACGTTCAATTATATAAGCGAAGGATTCTTGGTTCAGCCTTTTAGAAGAAGACTGCTGAATGTCCCTGTGAAGACTGATGCATACAAGAGATTCATGTACAGCCGCAAGAAAACGAATGTGGCACAAAGACCAGCCTGCAGTAAAGTGAATTCCCCTCTTGTGATGCTCAAATTACTCGAGACTTAAGAGCATAACAGAAGAGGAATGACACTAGGCGTCTGTTTGGGTGGAGCCACGTGTCGTCACACTTTTGCCGCAATTTGACTCAACTATGCAAGCATAGCAAATTAAACTTTTGGAAAGCGCGCAAGTTTATGAACAATGGTCAGTAGCAGTAGCTCTATTACAAAAGAGAAGTACGCACACACCACTTACCTGAAAGACTGAACATTTCACTCTCACTGACTAGTCCCCATCGACGAAGCTATTATGCGCGGTATCatgccgcgccgcgccgcgcgacGGCCCCACCCGCATGGGGCGAGAAGCGCCGGTCACGGGGGTgggatatgaaaaaaaaaattctatgcaaCAATATTGAAAAGTCTTCTCCAACACAGTGCTGATGGTCATCATCTATTCTCAATATAAATCTTAAAACCGTAGATGAGGTCTACATAAACATACTtattatttaatatatataattagtatTGAGTAAATCTCATTTTTACTCTAAGATTCATGTTAAATGGGAGTTGTTAATTTTCAATAgagtgaaaataaaaatatgtttcaCTTAACAACACCCGCAGTTGAATAAAGATCTAATaactgataaaaaaaactgatttataaataaataatattttttataataaagatatatataattttctaatatataacaattttttttaactaagtACAGATTAAAATACAGACATATAATCCTGAATTTCAATCGATTGAAACGTAATAAATTCGTGAAACATATAACAGCTATTCAGACGGTAGTACATCTGCATAAAATTATTTTGCCGGGGATATGGGCGGCGTTGGATGGGGCCAGCACTCGCCCACACTGCTCTTGCACACACCTGTATGTACAGCACGCGCACGCGCATCACATGCGACGCAGACTTCGGTTCGTCAGCTCACTGGTGGCTGGCTGCtggacgacggcgacggcgcggcCAGCGGCCAGAGGCGGGAGAAGGTAGAGGAGACGGCGATGCCGGCCATGTTGAGCCCCTTGCTGGTGCCCCAGTCCGGCACCGGCACCCACTGCCACTCGCCGCGCGCGCGGTCGTACGACAGCCACACCAGGTCCCACGCGCCCCTGCAGTTGGAAATGAGCACCAGCCGGATCACCCCCTCCCGCTCTGCCAGCAGCCCCGTCATCACGGCGTACGGTTTCCGGAACCCGTCGATCAGCTCGCCCGGCACGGAGGCCACCAGCTCCCAGTCACCTCCCACCGCCGACGACGCCCCGAACCCGTACAGGTCCACGCCCGTCACGACCTTGACCCGGGTCCTGCTCGTCGGCTCGTCGATCACCGCGGATCGCACCACCGCCGCGCTCCCGTCGCCGTACACGTGCAACCGGTCGCCCACGGCGCCGGCGTTGTTCGGATTGTGCGGCGGGAACCGCGGCCGGAAGAAGACCGGGCGGTCGTCCGCCCCCGGGCCGGAGTACACCATGACGGAGTCTGGTCCGGCATGCGCCGCGCAGAGGTATGTGCAGTCCGGGGCTACCGGCACGGACGCCGCCCCCTCGGCCAGGATCGCCTCCGACTGCTGCCACGTGTCGGTCTCGGACCGGTATTCTAAGAGGAATGGCGTGTTGTTCACCAGCTCAGCAAACAGAAACCttgcagagaaaaaaaaaccatcacACTGACATCAGGATGATTACACGAACAGTTACATTGATTTCGATCGAATTTAACGTGGACTAACGGTCGGTTTAGAGATGCAAATTAACGACGACAAATCGCAAAGCGCCGTGGTAAAAGAAAAACTCGATCGATGAGGTTGGTAGCGTCTGCAAGTTTTCGAGAAATCTCCGGTAGAAAAGAAGAATGAAAAGGACGGGTACCTAAACCGGTTTGATCCGGGAGGATCGGCGACGAGCTTGAGGCCGAAGCGGCGCCAGGAGGAGGTGCCGCGGGGGCCTAGCGGGGACGGCGGGAGGCGCCGCGCGGCGCGGGCGGTGAGGTCGACGACGACGAGATCGCGGCGGCCGTTTGCAGCGAACAGGAacgagctgccggaggcggcgagGAAGTAGAGGTCCTCGCCGGGAGGCACGGCGGGGGAGAGGATGCCCGAGACGGGGATGCGGAACCAGCGCCCCGACGGCCCGTGGAAGCCTCGGATCGCGGCGTCACGCGGGGGCAGCTTCTTGAAGAGGAGGAGCCACGCGGCGGCCGGGCCGGGGCCTGAGGAGGCCGAGGTGAGGTGGTAGAGGCGGCGAAAGTCCGGGGAGGAGATGAGGTGCGAGAGCGGGCGGGCCACGGAGCGGACGCGGAGGAGCTCCGGGAcggcgaggcggaggaggatcTCGTGGaggagctcggaggggaggagcAGGAGGGAGCCCAGGGCGGTGGAGCTCGCCGGAGAGGAGTGGTGGTCGCCGGTGAGGGGGTGGTCGTCGGTCATGGGAGGGGTTAGGTGAGGTTTATTTCGTGCTTGGGGATCGGAGCCTGTTTGGGGGACAAGTTTGTGGGAGTTTCGTGCCGGGAGCCTTTTATACACAGTGGGAGGCGGTTTTTGGTTGTTGACCTGCTAAGCTAATTCTACAATTCGTAGGATTtaagggttttctctctttttattttgCTTTCCGTTTTGTGGTTGGGATGAAAAGGATGTGCTTGTAGGGCATACTCTGTGTAGGCGATGTATGGCTAGGAattaatttatttgtttatgcaatgaTCCATATGATATGCGAAGATCACTATCGTATAGTACAAACTCTAATACGCTCTATATAATTAAGAGCAATCTCAGTTATTATATATACCCCAACATGCTATTCAAGTTCATCGTTTCCAGAAGTTAGTAATTACAATAAAAAGGTTATAATCTCACTTGATTCTCTCAACAAAAGAAGCGGAAAAAACAACCGAATTTCAAGTGCTCCATCCTAGCGAGTCCCCATGTGGGACCAATAAAAATTATTCACACACGAACGTCATCAACCGCATTGAGTTGGGTTTTTTAGTATTTGTGGCTGTACTCTTGCGCCAAAGTACCTGCTCTAGGAAGGCCATTAGTTCTTTCCTCTTAGAATTGTTAGGTATATGGGCCAAGCATATTTATAACTTCCGAAAATCTTAAAAGCTTAATCATCTGAAGGAAGTGCTCATATCTTTAGTCTCAACTTATTAGTAGAGATAAAATAAGATAAAATTAAATAGATTTATGTCCTCTATCCTATTAACTTATGTAGACGAGAGGACTGCAAAGAACATACGTGCTCGCTTCGCCTCACCTCACTGGACCAAGCGGGGTGGAGGGCCCGTCACACGTGATAAAGTTATGAGATATGAAGATCGTGCACTAGAGGCAGCAGTGGGTGATTAATGTTTTTGAAAGAGCTCAATACGCTCATTGCAATCACTATACGTTCATACTAGTTTATCTGTTAAagtttataatttatttatgaattaaatAAATACCTAAAAGTGTTGATTTATTCAAAAAACACCACTACTACTATACCACACCCGGTGGTTAGAGCATCTCTAGAAAAACCCTCATCTGGACCCTTATAGTTAAAATTTAAGGGATCTAGGCAAAAAAACGCTCTTCAGCAGGTGCCATATATGATTCCCTATTTTTAGGGTCCCCTAAACCGAGCACCTCTTCCCCATATAACATCCTAAAAGGATAATGATATCGTTTAGATGGAGTGAATacgcgtttttacaaaaaggcatCTCCTTTTTACTATTGACCTAAACTTAtagcggaaaataaactaacagatttttcacaagtgaaaatcctaaatatactagactcaactagtgcacaatcgccctaaataagtgtgaaagttacaatcctagggtgacaaaatttattcaattctagcgaaaaatatgcaagaaaacGCTAAATGAAAAACCCTGAAAACACTATttaccagagtatccaggtcaacccgAAGTATACAGGTTGAGAGCATATTGTACAGTATCCAGAATCTCCGAGTTCACCAGAGAATGaactcaaaattaaaattaaacagcgtagctcaaaccaagtaaagtcgtgtgttccaagtaaTAATTCCAAatagatccacgaagaacctacaatcaaatataTACGAACAAGTACATCGAGCaaaatgcataaatattgagcaagaacacaagaacaacaaaccgaagaggagacacatagatttgtttcccgaagttcagattcaccaccgtgaatcctacgtcttcgttgagaaagCTCCAAGgagccgagtctctttcaactgtttttctcgatccactagctttgtCTCTTCTCTTGCGGAGGTGATATAGACATTCACAAACTTTACCGctgctcaccacaagcacgggagctcgccgggcaacgcctaaccgtctaggaggcttcacctccaagagtaacaaatgcttcacaaattttttgccgatgaactcaagtgctcaagatgggagttacgctcacttgcactcaatctttcaatctctcatcacaactcacttctcttctcaaatcacatacTAAAATGAAGTgagagggagttcttttggctttggctttgagTATTTCATGGGGAGCACCAGCAACAACCAAaggagggggtataaataccaaACGCctcaaaactagccattacagcaCTCATTTTACTAACCCAGTGTCttcgggtcaacccggagtctccgggtaaacTAAAAATGCCCAAATCAAGACCCCAACTCGAAACCTCACCTGGAGCATTcagaacctggagtatccgggtaaaACAAAAATGCCCTAGCAGACCACCCGGCTTGGAGctaaacccggagtatccgagttcaacagaactgacCACTGAAAAACGAccataacttttgatctcgaagtccgattttgacgattttggactctatagaaagttcattcagagggctacacatctcaACTGAATTCATAACCCCAAATACaatggatcaaactaggaacactctaaaactCAATTcgaacacttccacactttccacacCAGGTTCCT
This region includes:
- the LOC133908372 gene encoding uncharacterized protein LOC133908372, coding for MTDDHPLTGDHHSSPASSTALGSLLLLPSELLHEILLRLAVPELLRVRSVARPLSHLISSPDFRRLYHLTSASSGPGPAAAWLLLFKKLPPRDAAIRGFHGPSGRWFRIPVSGILSPAVPPGEDLYFLAASGSSFLFAANGRRDLVVVDLTARAARRLPPSPLGPRGTSSWRRFGLKLVADPPGSNRFRFLFAELVNNTPFLLEYRSETDTWQQSEAILAEGAASVPVAPDCTYLCAAHAGPDSVMVYSGPGADDRPVFFRPRFPPHNPNNAGAVGDRLHVYGDGSAAVVRSAVIDEPTSRTRVKVVTGVDLYGFGASSAVGGDWELVASVPGELIDGFRKPYAVMTGLLAEREGVIRLVLISNCRGAWDLVWLSYDRARGEWQWVPVPDWGTSKGLNMAGIAVSSTFSRLWPLAAPSPSSSSQPPVS